From one Chryseobacterium sp. 3008163 genomic stretch:
- a CDS encoding TonB-dependent siderophore receptor has protein sequence MKKLLVCASLLGSMITFAQEKDTIKSNDIEEVVVNGKYYKKYVEKEGSSSLRLDEELIKIPQNISIITNRALEDQQVTTLSDGVLRNVAGAQRLEHWGDMYTRVNMRGSRAAAFMNGVNVTSNWGPLSEDMSFVDHIEFIKGPSGFLMSNGEPSGIYNIVTKKPTGNALNGSARVTLGSFNMYRGETDIDTKITDKVAFRLNLMAQNKNSFRDYEFNDRYIINPSIKVNLSDKTTLTAEYIYQKAKMSEVGSAYVFSFDGYATRPVEYTSTDSGLAPTKVDNNTVNVNLQHKFNENWKLTSQLTYVNEYTMGSNLWPSSFEGNYMIRRLGYWEGDNTMKFGQVFLNGYAKTGVVSHKILAGLDLGSKKYMADWSQGYNLDKYNKTDDYTLPADHKYWYNLNTNNYDINGTGTYYGPNNTTAYLPFDGTTKPLSVRAGAGSTLEQNYTGLYLQDELGFFDDKLRVTLAARYTTVKENSYGTKSEADKITPRVGISYSIDESMSVYGLYDQAFVPQAAIFRDGSTVKPITGNNMEIGLKKDWFGGKWNTTLSAYNIIKNNATIGDPTNSPIEQFSILLGKTRVQGVEFDLKGEITKGFNAIFNYAFTENKITESNDPVGNPEGKRVPGYAKHTANGWLNYTFTDSVLEGFGLSFGGTYLADRSSWDWGGTNTQQMNDYVKFDAGASWENTKFRVGLNIFNVFNRYLYSGSPYGNYYYYQAEAPRNFRLSIGYKF, from the coding sequence ATGAAAAAGCTACTGGTTTGCGCATCATTGTTGGGTTCAATGATAACGTTTGCACAAGAAAAAGACACCATTAAATCTAATGATATTGAAGAAGTTGTAGTAAACGGAAAATACTACAAAAAATATGTGGAAAAAGAGGGGTCATCTTCTCTTAGATTAGATGAGGAGCTTATCAAAATCCCTCAAAACATCTCAATCATTACCAATAGAGCTTTGGAAGATCAGCAAGTTACAACTTTGAGTGATGGCGTTCTTAGAAACGTTGCTGGAGCTCAGAGATTAGAACATTGGGGAGATATGTATACGAGAGTAAACATGAGAGGATCCAGAGCTGCAGCATTTATGAATGGAGTGAATGTAACTTCAAACTGGGGACCTTTAAGCGAAGACATGTCTTTCGTTGATCATATCGAATTTATTAAAGGGCCATCAGGGTTTTTAATGTCAAACGGAGAGCCAAGTGGTATTTACAATATTGTGACTAAAAAACCAACAGGAAATGCTTTAAACGGAAGCGCTAGAGTGACCCTTGGAAGCTTCAATATGTACAGAGGCGAAACAGATATCGATACAAAGATTACTGATAAAGTAGCTTTCAGATTAAATTTAATGGCTCAGAACAAAAACAGTTTCAGGGACTACGAGTTTAATGACAGATACATCATCAACCCATCAATTAAAGTAAATCTTTCTGACAAAACTACTTTAACTGCAGAATACATTTATCAGAAAGCAAAAATGTCTGAAGTAGGTTCTGCATACGTTTTCAGCTTTGACGGATACGCTACAAGACCTGTAGAATATACTTCCACAGATTCTGGACTTGCCCCAACTAAAGTTGACAATAATACGGTAAACGTAAATCTACAACATAAATTTAACGAAAACTGGAAGCTAACTTCTCAATTAACTTACGTTAATGAATATACAATGGGAAGTAACCTTTGGCCAAGCAGTTTCGAGGGTAATTATATGATCCGTCGTCTAGGATATTGGGAAGGTGATAATACCATGAAGTTCGGACAAGTTTTCTTAAATGGATATGCGAAAACTGGCGTTGTTTCTCACAAAATTTTAGCAGGATTAGACTTGGGAAGCAAAAAATATATGGCAGATTGGAGCCAAGGATATAACCTTGATAAGTACAATAAAACTGATGATTATACTTTGCCCGCAGATCATAAATATTGGTATAATCTAAACACCAACAACTACGACATAAACGGAACAGGAACTTACTACGGTCCAAATAATACCACAGCATACCTTCCTTTTGATGGCACTACAAAACCTCTTTCTGTAAGAGCTGGCGCAGGAAGTACTTTGGAGCAGAACTATACTGGTCTATATTTACAAGACGAATTAGGATTTTTTGATGATAAATTGAGGGTAACACTTGCAGCTCGTTACACAACCGTTAAAGAAAACAGCTATGGGACAAAATCTGAAGCTGACAAAATTACTCCACGTGTTGGTATTAGCTATTCTATCGATGAATCAATGTCTGTTTACGGTTTATATGATCAGGCATTCGTTCCTCAGGCAGCAATTTTCAGAGACGGAAGTACAGTAAAACCAATCACCGGAAACAATATGGAAATTGGTCTGAAAAAAGATTGGTTCGGAGGAAAATGGAATACAACATTATCTGCCTACAACATTATAAAAAATAACGCTACAATAGGCGATCCTACAAACAGCCCAATCGAACAATTCTCAATTCTACTTGGAAAAACAAGAGTACAAGGTGTAGAATTTGATCTTAAAGGGGAAATCACAAAAGGATTCAACGCAATTTTCAACTATGCGTTTACAGAAAACAAAATAACAGAATCGAATGATCCTGTTGGTAATCCTGAAGGGAAAAGAGTTCCCGGATACGCAAAACATACAGCGAATGGATGGCTAAATTACACATTTACAGATAGTGTTTTAGAAGGATTCGGATTAAGCTTCGGTGGAACTTATCTTGCTGATAGAAGCAGCTGGGATTGGGGAGGAACTAACACTCAGCAAATGAATGATTATGTAAAATTTGATGCTGGTGCATCTTGGGAAAACACAAAATTCAGAGTTGGTTTGAATATATTTAATGTATTCAACAGATACCTGTATTCAGGATCTCCTTACGGTAACTACTATTATTACCAAGCTGAAGCTCCAAGAAACTTTAGATTATCAATAGGATATAAATTTTAA